From one Candidatus Omnitrophota bacterium genomic stretch:
- the nadC gene encoding carboxylating nicotinate-nucleotide diphosphorylase, with translation MTDLDKKRVDAIIRFALKEDIWTGDLTSRAVLEEGLAADGVVISRDSGIVCGISIMERVFAAVDAALRFRSQVKEGDVVEPGQEIAFVEGPARSIMAGERVALNFLSIMSGVSTSTRRMADEADKYGVKIYDTRKTIPLHRYLQKYAVTVGGGHNHRKGLWDMVLIKDNHIRAFGQQLKTRDTEKIIKGVLERAHSSVQKNIKIEIEVETLRECEYALDERPDVIMLDNMDPDTIKKAVSLRKEKGLEKDVLYEVSGGIDLSNLKDYASTGIDIISSGSITGVVKPLDFSLEIIVR, from the coding sequence ATGACCGATCTGGATAAAAAGAGAGTTGACGCGATAATACGCTTCGCCTTGAAAGAGGATATCTGGACAGGGGATCTAACATCCAGGGCCGTACTTGAAGAGGGGCTGGCCGCTGATGGTGTCGTTATATCCCGCGATTCCGGTATTGTTTGTGGGATATCCATTATGGAAAGGGTTTTTGCCGCTGTCGATGCAGCCTTACGGTTCCGTTCGCAGGTAAAGGAAGGCGATGTGGTTGAACCCGGGCAGGAGATCGCTTTTGTCGAGGGACCCGCAAGGTCCATTATGGCAGGTGAAAGGGTCGCGCTTAATTTCCTGAGCATAATGAGCGGGGTCAGTACGAGCACAAGACGGATGGCGGACGAAGCGGATAAATACGGGGTTAAGATCTACGACACCAGGAAGACCATACCTCTTCACAGGTATCTTCAGAAATACGCCGTCACGGTGGGCGGGGGGCATAATCACAGAAAAGGTTTGTGGGATATGGTGCTCATCAAAGATAACCATATCAGGGCATTCGGTCAGCAGCTTAAGACCCGGGACACCGAGAAGATCATAAAAGGCGTGCTTGAGCGCGCGCATTCTTCCGTCCAGAAGAACATAAAGATAGAAATAGAGGTAGAGACCCTCAGAGAATGCGAATACGCACTTGATGAGCGGCCGGATGTCATCATGCTGGATAACATGGACCCGGACACCATCAAAAAAGCCGTATCTTTACGCAAGGAAAAAGGATTGGAAAAAGATGTGCTTTACGAGGTCTCGGGGGGGATTGATCTCAGTAACCTCAAAGATTACGCGTCCACTGGCATAGATATTATCTCATCCGGCTCCATTACCGGTGTTGTCAAGCCTCTGGATTTCAGTCTGGAGATCATCGTCAGATAA
- a CDS encoding S1 RNA-binding domain-containing protein, translated as MERNVYTPDRKSIYRYIAEDLELETGPVVSTVELIVAGGTVPFIARYRKEKTGGLDETRIRSIQKKLHYYAELEQRKQTVLNSIDSQDRLTDELKKKIVDCREKQLLEDLYLPYKPKKNTKASLAREKGLEPLAGILIKQQPVKGTPEEVLGSFVDADRGVKTPAEALQGAVDILTELISENAGFRSYLRSLFEQKGLIVTKARKEWQARKSKFEMYYNSREFIKDAPSHRLLAIRRGSNEKVISWKLEIDTEEALEYISSKVIKDAGFVFADSVRTACRSAYTKMAISVEFEVFNKYLQKAEEEAIRVFSKNLRNLLLEPPAGHKVIMGIDPGFRTGCKVVVIDSYGHFKEYLPVFPHPPQEYRKEAVDSILQLIAKYKVELVAIGNGTASRETAVFIKKLIDKQNLAEKVKMIVVSEAGASVYSASEVAIREFPELDVTVRGAISIARRLQDPISELVKIDPKSIGVGQYQHDVNQSYLRKSLESIVESCVNFVGVELNTASKELLSYVAGIGSFLAENIVERRKKRGPFKNREELLDVFMLGDMAFEQSAGFLRIRNSENPLDNSAIHPESYHIVEKMARDLSVPVAKLIGNKDLVSRISVKDYTSEQIGFPTLRDIIRELEKPGLDPRKKFENIEFRHDIMDIEDLKSDMRLFGKVTNVTNFGAFVDVGVHQDGLIHISKLSKKFVKDPHEVVSVGDKVRVKVLSVDTELGQIDLERI; from the coding sequence GTGGAAAGAAACGTATACACCCCCGATCGCAAGTCGATCTACCGGTATATCGCGGAGGACCTCGAGCTGGAAACCGGTCCCGTTGTAAGCACTGTTGAACTCATCGTGGCGGGTGGCACCGTTCCTTTCATAGCCCGCTACAGGAAAGAGAAGACAGGCGGATTGGATGAGACACGGATCCGTTCCATCCAAAAGAAGCTCCATTATTACGCTGAGCTTGAGCAGCGCAAACAGACCGTTCTCAATTCCATAGATTCTCAGGACAGATTGACGGACGAACTGAAGAAGAAGATCGTGGACTGCCGTGAAAAACAGCTTCTGGAAGACCTGTATCTGCCGTATAAGCCCAAGAAGAACACAAAAGCTTCTCTTGCCAGGGAAAAGGGCTTGGAACCACTGGCGGGCATACTCATAAAGCAGCAGCCTGTCAAGGGTACACCCGAAGAGGTCCTCGGTTCTTTTGTTGATGCCGACAGGGGGGTCAAGACCCCCGCGGAAGCTCTTCAGGGGGCGGTGGATATACTTACCGAGCTTATTTCGGAGAATGCGGGATTCCGTTCTTATCTGCGGTCCCTCTTTGAACAGAAGGGTCTTATCGTGACCAAGGCGCGAAAGGAATGGCAGGCGCGCAAATCCAAGTTCGAAATGTATTATAATTCCAGAGAGTTCATTAAGGATGCGCCTTCGCACCGCCTGCTGGCAATAAGAAGAGGCAGCAACGAGAAAGTGATCTCCTGGAAGCTGGAGATAGATACCGAAGAGGCTCTTGAATATATCTCTTCAAAGGTAATAAAGGATGCGGGTTTTGTTTTTGCCGATTCGGTAAGAACTGCTTGCAGGAGCGCCTATACCAAGATGGCCATCTCCGTCGAGTTCGAAGTCTTCAATAAGTACCTCCAGAAAGCCGAGGAGGAAGCTATTAGGGTCTTTTCAAAGAATCTTCGCAATCTGTTATTGGAGCCACCTGCCGGGCATAAGGTCATTATGGGCATAGACCCCGGTTTCAGGACCGGTTGCAAGGTGGTCGTAATAGACAGCTACGGGCATTTCAAGGAGTATCTGCCGGTTTTTCCCCATCCTCCCCAGGAGTACCGGAAAGAAGCCGTCGATTCCATCCTGCAGCTTATCGCCAAATACAAAGTGGAGCTGGTGGCCATCGGTAATGGCACCGCTTCGAGGGAAACCGCGGTTTTCATCAAAAAGCTCATCGACAAACAGAATCTTGCCGAAAAGGTCAAGATGATCGTAGTAAGCGAAGCGGGTGCTTCGGTATACTCCGCTTCTGAGGTTGCCATCAGGGAATTCCCGGAGCTTGATGTTACTGTTAGAGGTGCCATAAGCATAGCTCGAAGACTGCAGGACCCGATTTCAGAACTCGTTAAAATAGACCCGAAATCCATCGGTGTGGGTCAATACCAGCATGATGTCAACCAGTCCTATCTCAGAAAGTCCCTGGAATCCATTGTTGAGTCTTGCGTTAATTTCGTGGGTGTTGAGCTCAATACCGCATCGAAGGAACTGCTCTCCTACGTGGCGGGCATAGGTTCTTTCCTGGCGGAGAATATCGTCGAACGAAGGAAGAAAAGAGGCCCGTTCAAGAACAGAGAGGAGCTGCTGGATGTATTCATGCTGGGCGATATGGCTTTTGAGCAGAGCGCGGGTTTTCTCAGGATACGCAACAGCGAGAACCCTCTGGACAATTCAGCCATACATCCGGAAAGCTATCATATCGTCGAGAAAATGGCCCGGGACCTTTCGGTGCCTGTAGCTAAGCTTATCGGTAACAAGGATCTGGTATCAAGAATATCCGTCAAGGATTACACCAGTGAACAGATAGGTTTTCCCACCTTGCGCGACATAATCAGGGAACTCGAGAAACCCGGTCTCGATCCGCGAAAAAAGTTCGAGAATATCGAATTCAGGCATGATATCATGGATATCGAGGACCTTAAGTCAGATATGCGTCTTTTCGGCAAGGTTACCAACGTTACGAATTTTGGAGCTTTTGTGGATGTGGGGGTGCATCAGGACGGGTTGATACATATCTCGAAATTAAGCAAAAAATTCGTAAAGGATCCCCATGAAGTTGTATCGGTTGGGGATAAAGTAAGGGTCAAAGTGCTTTCGGTGGATACCGAGCTCGGTCAGATAGATCTGGAGAGGATATGA
- the uvrB gene encoding excinuclease ABC subunit UvrB: MDRFQLLTDLKPAGDQQQAIDKIVSSVENGSRYQTLLGVTGSGKTFTMANIIEKVNKPTLVISHNKTLAAQLYSEFRGFFPDNAVEYFVSYYDYYQPEAYVPQTDVYIEKDASINDDIDRLRLSATSSLFSRKDVLIVASVSCIYGLGSPEDYSTMLVNLHKGENISREEFLKKLVDIQYERNNIDLQRGKFRVRGDIVEVLPAYKETAYRVEFFGDEVTRLSEVHVVSGDILTDLEKMAIYPAKHFVTTEDKIKAALRSIAVELRERLAELRDAGKLLEAQRLETRTKYDMDMLGELGYCNGIENYSRHISGREPGSRPWCLLDYFGDDFLVLIDESHVTLPQLRAMYNGDQARKKTLVEYGFRLPSALDNRPLKYEEFMDIVRQILFVSATPGQLEISKSSVVAEQIIRPTGLVDPPVAVRPTKNQIYDLVEQVRIRAQKKERVLVTTLTKRMAEELTRYLKEMKLRVRYLHSEINALDRIEIIRDLRMGKFDCLVGINLLREGLDLPEVSLVAVLDADKEGFLRSETSLIQVAGRAARNVNGEVILYADNITGSMKRTIDITNARRRKQIEYNKKHGIEPRTIRKAIKNGIEAYRQAKEIVQDVTGESEKEYDILEVITQLEKEMEEAARNLQFEKAIVYRDQIHRLKKMLNEEEKKAAENKGPEND, from the coding sequence ATGGATAGATTCCAGCTTTTAACCGATCTTAAACCGGCGGGTGACCAGCAGCAGGCGATAGATAAGATCGTCTCCTCTGTAGAGAACGGGTCCCGCTATCAGACACTGCTTGGTGTTACCGGAAGCGGCAAGACGTTCACCATGGCTAATATCATCGAAAAGGTGAACAAACCCACCCTTGTTATTTCCCACAATAAAACCCTAGCTGCACAGCTATATTCCGAGTTCAGGGGCTTTTTCCCCGACAACGCAGTTGAATATTTCGTCAGTTACTATGATTATTACCAACCTGAGGCCTATGTCCCGCAGACTGATGTTTATATTGAGAAGGACGCTTCGATCAACGACGATATTGACAGGTTGAGGCTATCCGCCACCAGTTCTCTGTTCTCCCGCAAGGATGTTCTGATAGTGGCTAGTGTATCGTGTATTTACGGCCTGGGTTCCCCTGAAGATTACTCGACCATGCTGGTTAATCTCCATAAGGGGGAAAATATATCCCGGGAAGAGTTCCTTAAGAAACTGGTCGATATACAGTACGAAAGGAACAATATCGATCTCCAGCGGGGTAAGTTCAGGGTGCGCGGGGATATTGTCGAAGTACTTCCTGCATACAAGGAAACCGCCTACCGGGTGGAGTTCTTCGGGGACGAAGTAACGCGTCTTTCCGAGGTGCATGTCGTAAGCGGGGATATTCTGACGGACCTTGAGAAGATGGCAATATATCCGGCGAAACATTTTGTTACTACCGAGGACAAGATAAAGGCGGCTTTGAGGTCTATAGCCGTTGAGCTCCGGGAAAGGCTCGCCGAGCTTCGTGATGCCGGCAAGCTTCTGGAAGCGCAGAGGCTCGAGACCCGCACCAAATATGATATGGACATGCTCGGCGAACTGGGTTATTGTAACGGCATAGAGAACTACTCAAGGCATATATCGGGCAGGGAGCCGGGCAGCCGCCCATGGTGCCTTCTGGACTATTTCGGGGACGACTTTCTTGTGCTCATAGACGAGTCACACGTTACCCTGCCTCAGCTGAGAGCCATGTATAACGGGGACCAGGCCCGCAAGAAGACCCTCGTTGAATACGGCTTCAGGCTGCCCTCGGCCCTGGACAACAGGCCTCTTAAATATGAGGAGTTCATGGATATAGTCAGGCAGATCCTTTTTGTTTCAGCTACGCCTGGGCAACTCGAAATATCCAAAAGTTCAGTTGTCGCAGAGCAGATCATACGGCCAACGGGCCTGGTGGATCCGCCTGTCGCGGTAAGACCTACCAAGAACCAGATATATGATCTTGTTGAACAGGTACGAATCCGCGCTCAAAAAAAGGAGCGGGTTCTTGTTACCACTCTTACCAAGCGCATGGCGGAGGAGCTTACGAGATATCTGAAGGAAATGAAACTGCGAGTAAGGTATTTGCATTCGGAGATCAACGCGCTTGACAGGATCGAGATAATACGGGATCTTCGCATGGGTAAGTTCGATTGCCTTGTCGGGATAAATCTTCTCAGGGAAGGGCTGGACCTTCCCGAAGTCTCCCTCGTGGCGGTCCTTGACGCGGACAAGGAAGGCTTCCTGAGGAGCGAGACATCGCTGATACAGGTGGCGGGCAGAGCCGCCAGGAATGTGAACGGCGAGGTCATACTCTACGCTGATAATATTACCGGTTCGATGAAAAGGACTATAGATATAACCAACGCGCGCCGGCGAAAACAGATCGAATATAACAAGAAGCATGGTATAGAGCCCAGGACGATCCGCAAAGCGATCAAGAACGGTATCGAGGCGTATCGACAGGCGAAAGAGATAGTGCAGGATGTTACCGGTGAAAGCGAAAAAGAATATGATATACTCGAAGTGATCACCCAGCTTGAAAAAGAGATGGAAGAAGCCGCCAGGAACCTGCAGTTCGAGAAAGCGATCGTTTACCGAGACCAGATACACCGCTTGAAGAAGATGCTCAATGAGGAAGAGAAGAAGGCGGCGGAGAATAAGGGGCCAGAGAACGATTAG
- a CDS encoding aminotransferase class I/II-fold pyridoxal phosphate-dependent enzyme: MDICKRVKNLPPSGIRSFFDLVLGMKDVISLGVGEPDFVTPWGIRESAIYAIEEGYTSYTSNKGMSELRKDISKYLERKYSLKYDPEDEILITVGVSEGYDLSMRALVDPGDKVIVPEPYYVAYGPIVSLCGGKPVYLRTGPSDGFKLDPDKLLEACDKKTRAVVLNYPNNPTGASYTRQHLRKIAEVVRKKDLIMISDETYCDLTYDFDHVAFPTLKGMKERTIYLNGFSKAFAMTGWRIGYACGPRKAIQAMTKVHQHTMLCASIISQMAAREALKSGEKDMRQMVREYRRRRQFVISRLCEMGLTCHKPEGAFYAFPSVNSSGLSSMEFAEKLLKKEKVAVVPGTAFGPSGEGHVRMCYASSFENLKEAMKRIERFLA, translated from the coding sequence ATGGATATATGCAAGAGAGTTAAGAACCTGCCGCCTTCCGGCATAAGGTCTTTTTTTGATCTGGTCCTCGGGATGAAGGACGTGATATCCCTCGGGGTGGGCGAACCCGATTTCGTGACCCCCTGGGGAATAAGGGAAAGCGCTATTTACGCCATAGAGGAAGGGTACACCTCGTATACCTCCAATAAAGGCATGTCGGAATTACGCAAGGATATTTCCAAGTACCTTGAACGCAAATATTCGCTCAAATACGACCCAGAGGATGAGATACTTATCACGGTCGGGGTAAGCGAGGGATATGATCTTTCCATGCGCGCCCTTGTAGACCCCGGGGATAAGGTCATTGTCCCGGAGCCGTATTACGTGGCTTATGGCCCGATCGTCAGTCTTTGCGGAGGAAAGCCGGTATATCTGCGTACCGGTCCGTCGGACGGGTTCAAGCTCGATCCCGACAAGCTTCTGGAAGCATGCGATAAAAAGACCAGAGCAGTGGTCCTGAATTATCCGAATAATCCCACCGGAGCTTCCTATACCAGGCAGCATCTCAGAAAAATTGCGGAGGTTGTAAGGAAAAAGGACCTTATCATGATAAGTGACGAGACTTACTGTGATCTCACATATGATTTTGACCACGTGGCTTTCCCGACACTTAAGGGCATGAAGGAAAGGACTATTTATCTCAACGGTTTTTCCAAAGCTTTCGCCATGACAGGCTGGCGCATCGGTTATGCTTGCGGTCCCAGAAAGGCCATACAGGCCATGACCAAGGTACATCAGCATACGATGCTCTGTGCCTCGATCATCTCCCAGATGGCCGCCAGGGAAGCTTTGAAGAGCGGTGAAAAGGACATGCGGCAGATGGTCAGGGAATACCGTCGCAGGAGACAGTTCGTGATATCCCGGCTTTGCGAAATGGGGTTGACCTGCCATAAGCCGGAGGGGGCCTTCTATGCTTTTCCCTCGGTCAACAGTTCTGGTCTTTCGTCCATGGAGTTCGCCGAGAAGCTTCTTAAAAAAGAAAAAGTCGCGGTCGTTCCTGGAACCGCGTTCGGGCCTTCCGGCGAAGGGCATGTGCGGATGTGTTACGCTTCAAGCTTTGAGAACCTCAAGGAAGCCATGAAGAGAATAGAACGTTTTCTTGCGTGA
- a CDS encoding pseudouridine synthase — MEKRLQNVLAHAGISSRRGAADLIARGKVKVDGRVVTEKGYKLDPRRHEIFVNGQALPREEKKYYILFNKPTGVISTVKDTHGRKKVTDFFKDIKARLYPVGRLDKDTTGILIITNDGELANKLMHPRFEIEKEYQAMVNGFLAPADKERLEKGIMLEGIRTSPCIIRRVKRTRDRDVLRIKIHEGRKRQIKRMFEEVGLKVTELERTGYAGLRLGRIKRGDYRFLTESEVERLSRIGENDRSG, encoded by the coding sequence ATGGAAAAACGGTTGCAGAACGTGCTGGCTCATGCGGGAATCTCATCAAGAAGAGGTGCAGCCGATCTTATCGCCCGTGGCAAGGTCAAGGTGGATGGAAGGGTCGTTACTGAAAAAGGGTACAAATTAGACCCCCGGCGGCATGAGATCTTTGTTAACGGCCAGGCGCTGCCTCGTGAAGAAAAGAAATATTATATTCTTTTCAATAAGCCGACCGGCGTCATTTCTACCGTCAAGGACACTCACGGACGTAAAAAGGTAACGGACTTTTTCAAGGATATCAAGGCACGGCTTTATCCCGTGGGTCGGCTTGACAAGGACACGACGGGGATCCTCATAATAACTAATGACGGGGAACTGGCCAATAAGCTGATGCACCCAAGGTTCGAGATCGAAAAAGAGTATCAGGCCATGGTAAACGGGTTTCTCGCCCCGGCGGATAAAGAACGCCTTGAGAAGGGTATCATGCTCGAAGGCATAAGAACATCGCCGTGCATCATCCGCAGGGTCAAAAGGACCAGGGATAGGGATGTGCTCAGGATCAAGATTCATGAGGGACGCAAACGCCAGATAAAACGCATGTTCGAAGAAGTCGGCCTCAAGGTGACTGAACTTGAGCGTACCGGTTATGCGGGGCTCAGGCTCGGTCGGATTAAGCGGGGGGATTACCGGTTCCTTACCGAAAGTGAAGTAGAAAGGCTTTCAAGGATAGGGGAAAATGACCGATCTGGATAA
- a CDS encoding winged helix-turn-helix transcriptional regulator: protein MNQILEILEKDARVTPEEIGKMLKMKPEKVKKAIKKMEKDGIILKYKTVINKELIKDEGDGGVLALIEVKIVPEKNLGFDHLAERIYMFPEVASCYLMSGTYDLLVMVQGKNLHEVASFVSEKLAPMDKVQGTVTHFILKKYKEDGDVLKRVRKSKRPAISL, encoded by the coding sequence ATGAATCAAATTCTCGAGATACTCGAAAAGGACGCCAGAGTTACACCAGAAGAGATCGGCAAAATGCTCAAAATGAAACCGGAAAAGGTGAAAAAGGCCATCAAGAAAATGGAGAAGGACGGTATTATCCTCAAGTATAAGACCGTTATAAATAAAGAGCTTATCAAGGACGAGGGTGACGGGGGCGTGCTCGCCCTGATCGAGGTCAAGATAGTGCCCGAGAAGAACCTGGGGTTTGATCATCTTGCTGAAAGGATCTACATGTTCCCGGAAGTTGCAAGCTGTTACCTGATGTCCGGAACGTATGACCTCCTTGTTATGGTGCAGGGAAAGAACCTGCATGAGGTCGCCAGCTTTGTTTCGGAAAAACTGGCCCCCATGGACAAGGTCCAGGGTACCGTGACCCACTTCATTCTTAAAAAATATAAAGAGGACGGGGACGTGCTCAAGCGGGTCAGGAAAAGCAAAAGGCCCGCCATAAGTCTCTGA
- a CDS encoding PAS domain-containing protein: MVEDSCALLNEVFKVIPVPILVVDGDIRIIFANPRAEQLFSGKEKDFAEQRIGEVLVCKNSQEKGCGRSQFCSECVLRNSVKEALKKDEMVQGRARLHKLENGNVRQVYFYVTTVPVKLGNRPLSLLMLEDVGEIMPLMSLLPICSGCKKIRDENGQWVDLVGYMEKNMDIDFSHSFCQDCLKTLYPDVWEDMQKTDDK, from the coding sequence ATGGTCGAAGACTCCTGTGCTCTTCTTAATGAGGTTTTCAAGGTCATACCGGTCCCTATACTTGTTGTTGATGGCGACATCCGTATCATATTTGCCAATCCTAGGGCGGAGCAACTATTCTCGGGCAAGGAAAAAGACTTTGCAGAACAACGGATTGGAGAAGTCCTGGTCTGCAAAAATTCACAAGAAAAAGGATGTGGCAGGAGTCAATTTTGTTCCGAATGTGTTTTGAGGAACTCTGTCAAAGAGGCCCTAAAAAAGGACGAGATGGTGCAGGGCAGGGCAAGACTTCATAAACTTGAGAACGGGAATGTCAGACAGGTGTATTTCTACGTCACAACTGTTCCCGTCAAATTAGGGAACAGGCCCCTTTCTCTTCTTATGCTTGAAGACGTTGGGGAGATAATGCCTCTTATGTCTCTTTTGCCAATTTGTTCCGGGTGCAAGAAAATCCGAGACGAAAATGGTCAATGGGTTGACCTGGTCGGTTATATGGAGAAGAATATGGACATTGATTTTTCCCATTCATTCTGCCAGGATTGTCTGAAAACGCTTTATCCTGACGTATGGGAGGATATGCAGAAAACAGACGATAAATGA
- a CDS encoding DEAD/DEAH box helicase codes for MKYDPFQQKAIEYINNGFSVIVSAPTGAGKTAIAEHVINDCISAGTRAVYTAPIKALSNQKYRDFTALYGDKIGILTGDVSINAHAPILIMTTEIFRNKLLSEDPELADYSWVVFDEIHYIDNYERGTIWEESLIFMPEHMKMLALSATIPNINEFAEWIHSIHGKPLKVVEETERPVPLHLFYQCENKFHDHLNRIKRNMPRGGRKKYYYKRGKRFIKKHHLKPNRLDTLIKHLEDTNKLPCIYFAFSRRRCEYLAEELDNFDFLDTHEKAEIIELWEGLCERFDLKGEKSAEYLFPLVERGIAYHHAGMLPTLKEVVERLFTSRLLKVIFTTETFALGINMPARTVIFDELRKFYGRFFSNLKTRDFYQMAGRAGRRGIDKEGFVYSRVNLNRITYDELKRVVKGDPEIVKSRFNASYATIINLYNRYGEELYSIYPRSFHHYQQKQRSRDKAVKAMEAKVSILKDLGYIEQFQVTAKGDFASKLYGYELTLTELYEQGVLEGLSEAELGVLAVAAVYEPRKGTRLPRISRPARALRKVTDLTLKMVHRTEKRYNITPLSKEYRYHLSPAIEAWMKGSDFDRLITMADADEGGIIRYFRMGVQILREILDTHASSSIKENVKNAIKLINRDIIDAETQLRE; via the coding sequence ATGAAATATGATCCTTTTCAGCAAAAAGCCATAGAATATATAAACAACGGCTTCTCGGTCATAGTCTCGGCACCCACCGGCGCGGGCAAAACCGCAATAGCAGAACACGTCATAAACGACTGTATTTCCGCCGGGACCCGGGCCGTTTATACCGCCCCCATCAAAGCCCTCTCCAACCAGAAATACCGCGATTTCACTGCGCTGTACGGTGATAAGATCGGCATCCTTACCGGGGATGTTAGCATAAACGCCCATGCTCCCATACTGATAATGACAACGGAGATCTTCCGCAATAAACTGCTTTCGGAGGATCCGGAGCTGGCGGATTATTCATGGGTGGTATTCGACGAAATACATTATATTGACAACTATGAGCGCGGCACGATATGGGAAGAGTCCCTTATATTCATGCCGGAGCACATGAAAATGCTAGCTTTATCAGCCACCATACCTAACATAAACGAATTCGCCGAATGGATCCATTCAATACACGGCAAGCCCCTGAAAGTAGTAGAAGAAACTGAACGGCCTGTCCCTCTCCATCTTTTCTATCAATGCGAGAATAAGTTCCACGATCACCTTAACAGGATAAAACGAAACATGCCGAGGGGCGGCAGGAAAAAATACTACTACAAGCGCGGTAAAAGATTCATCAAAAAACACCACCTCAAACCCAACCGGCTGGACACCCTGATCAAGCACCTTGAAGATACCAATAAACTGCCCTGCATATATTTCGCTTTCAGCCGCAGAAGATGCGAATACCTGGCAGAAGAGCTGGATAACTTTGATTTTCTGGACACCCACGAAAAGGCCGAGATCATCGAATTGTGGGAGGGCCTCTGCGAAAGATTCGACCTCAAGGGAGAAAAAAGCGCCGAATATCTATTTCCTCTGGTTGAACGCGGAATAGCTTATCACCATGCGGGTATGCTCCCCACCCTTAAGGAGGTCGTCGAAAGGCTTTTTACTTCGCGCCTGCTGAAAGTGATATTCACGACCGAGACATTCGCGCTCGGTATAAACATGCCCGCCCGCACTGTCATATTTGACGAGCTCCGTAAATTCTACGGCAGGTTCTTCAGCAATCTCAAAACACGAGATTTTTACCAGATGGCCGGAAGGGCCGGAAGGCGCGGTATAGATAAGGAGGGGTTCGTCTACAGCCGCGTAAACCTTAACCGGATCACATACGATGAGCTTAAGCGCGTCGTCAAGGGAGATCCCGAAATAGTCAAAAGCAGGTTCAACGCTTCATATGCCACCATCATAAACCTCTATAACCGCTACGGGGAGGAACTCTACAGTATATACCCCCGCTCTTTCCACCACTACCAGCAAAAGCAAAGATCAAGAGACAAGGCTGTAAAGGCCATGGAAGCAAAGGTCAGCATACTAAAGGACCTAGGTTACATCGAGCAATTTCAGGTGACGGCAAAGGGGGATTTTGCCTCCAAGCTCTATGGTTATGAGCTCACCCTTACCGAACTTTACGAACAGGGGGTTCTTGAGGGGCTTTCCGAAGCCGAGCTCGGCGTGCTCGCAGTGGCAGCGGTCTATGAACCGCGCAAGGGCACCAGATTGCCCAGAATCAGCAGACCGGCCAGAGCGCTGAGAAAAGTGACCGATCTTACGTTGAAAATGGTGCATCGGACAGAGAAAAGATACAATATCACACCCCTTAGCAAGGAATACCGTTATCACCTGTCCCCTGCTATCGAAGCCTGGATGAAAGGCTCGGATTTCGACAGGCTTATCACGATGGCGGATGCAGATGAGGGCGGAATCATCCGTTACTTCAGGATGGGGGTGCAGATCCTGAGGGAGATACTCGACACCCACGCTTCCTCTTCGATAAAGGAAAATGTCAAAAACGCCATAAAGCTCATCAACCGGGATATAATCGACGCAGAAACCCAGCTAAGGGAATGA